In one Hyphomicrobium sp. 99 genomic region, the following are encoded:
- a CDS encoding stimulus-sensing domain-containing protein — translation MALDSDDIAATATLSGGADVAAPAVGDRKPKFDFRAAAARASAATGRWMAQSLIGRIIGKNLRRRILLANVLGLAGLLFAMLYLSLHHGWLLDAKVDVVKTVSRITSEAIAYRAVNERAIFDPNRIPEKTLARAQRDDAFAALELPIDPHQAAIILKKLVGPANLKARIYSAKGTLILNGETLFSNDDPSADPVPETADEPAPRLKNFWTRLHYWVINKELKVYRELGTANGFLYPEVQRAAQNGDETPILLLNRHGQQIVSMAEPIKRGNKILGVLLLSTNPGDIDDVLWDERWLILQIAAMALLVAIGSSLVLERTVAGPMRRLSEAANRVTQNISAREQLPDLTARRDEVGQTGRAFVAMTNALYRRIEASEKFAADVAHELKNPLAAARSTAEALAYARSDADRTELVQEIQTELKRLNRLINDISSTSRLDAELARQEMQPVDVRTVLESVNNLFSEMLADDTRNIRLIVEPGTAAAYTVRGNDGRLGQVFTNLIDNALSFSPEGGTVTVRARPDGRKIEIAVEDEGPGIPPNKLAQIFDRFYSDRPQTDAKRGKNSGLGLSISREIVVSHNGEIFAENRGSNTGQVPKGARFTVRLPLSLIGPGLAWRS, via the coding sequence ATGGCGCTCGACAGCGATGACATTGCGGCGACCGCAACGCTGAGCGGCGGGGCGGACGTTGCCGCGCCTGCAGTAGGCGACCGGAAACCGAAGTTCGATTTCCGGGCTGCAGCCGCGCGGGCGAGCGCCGCGACCGGCCGCTGGATGGCGCAAAGCCTCATCGGCCGCATCATCGGAAAAAACCTGAGACGCCGCATTCTGCTGGCGAACGTCTTGGGGCTCGCCGGTCTGCTGTTCGCAATGCTTTACCTCAGCTTGCATCATGGCTGGCTGCTCGACGCCAAGGTGGACGTCGTAAAAACGGTATCGCGCATCACCTCGGAAGCCATCGCGTATCGAGCTGTCAACGAGCGCGCGATCTTCGATCCCAATCGCATCCCCGAAAAGACACTCGCACGAGCCCAGCGCGACGACGCGTTCGCCGCGCTCGAGTTGCCGATCGATCCGCATCAAGCGGCGATCATTCTGAAAAAGCTTGTCGGCCCCGCGAACCTCAAGGCGCGGATTTATTCGGCTAAGGGCACGTTGATCCTCAACGGCGAGACGCTTTTCTCGAATGACGATCCCTCTGCCGACCCGGTCCCCGAAACCGCCGATGAACCCGCTCCGCGCCTCAAGAATTTTTGGACCCGGCTCCACTATTGGGTGATCAACAAGGAGCTGAAGGTCTATCGCGAGCTCGGAACCGCCAACGGATTTCTCTATCCCGAGGTGCAGCGGGCGGCGCAGAACGGCGACGAAACTCCGATTCTACTGCTCAACCGTCACGGCCAGCAAATCGTCTCGATGGCGGAGCCTATCAAACGCGGCAACAAAATCCTGGGCGTTCTGCTTCTCTCGACGAATCCCGGCGATATCGACGATGTTCTCTGGGACGAGCGTTGGCTGATCTTGCAGATCGCGGCGATGGCACTGCTTGTTGCCATTGGCAGCTCTCTTGTTCTGGAGAGAACGGTTGCAGGCCCGATGCGACGGCTCTCAGAAGCCGCCAATCGGGTGACGCAAAATATTTCGGCCCGCGAACAACTGCCCGATCTCACCGCGCGCCGCGACGAGGTTGGACAGACGGGCCGCGCGTTCGTTGCGATGACGAACGCCTTGTATCGCCGCATCGAAGCCAGCGAGAAGTTCGCAGCCGACGTCGCGCACGAACTGAAGAATCCGCTCGCAGCCGCGCGCTCGACAGCCGAGGCTCTCGCCTACGCGCGATCCGATGCCGACCGCACCGAACTCGTGCAAGAAATCCAGACCGAGTTGAAACGGCTCAATCGGCTGATCAACGACATCTCGAGCACCTCGCGTCTCGATGCCGAGCTCGCCCGCCAGGAAATGCAGCCCGTCGACGTCCGCACCGTGCTCGAAAGCGTCAACAATCTTTTCTCGGAGATGTTGGCAGACGACACGCGCAACATCCGGCTGATCGTCGAGCCTGGAACGGCCGCCGCCTATACAGTACGCGGCAACGACGGTCGCCTCGGTCAGGTCTTCACAAACCTGATAGACAACGCCCTGTCATTCTCACCCGAAGGCGGGACGGTCACCGTTCGCGCCAGACCCGACGGCAGAAAAATAGAAATTGCCGTGGAGGACGAAGGACCGGGCATTCCTCCGAATAAACTCGCACAGATCTTCGATCGGTTTTACAGCGACCGTCCGCAGACCGACGCGAAGCGCGGAAAGAATTCCGGCCTCGGCCTCTCGATCTCGCGCGAGATCGTCGTCAGTCACAACGGCGAGATCTTCGCGGAAAATCGTGGCTCCAATACCGGGCAAGTGCCGAAAGGCGCGCGCTTCACGGTACGCCTGCCGCTGTCACTGATAGGACCCGGCCTTGCCTGGAGAAGTTGA
- a CDS encoding HPr kinase/phosphorylase: protein MPGEVDRVHATAIAVGGRAALIRGASGSGKSDLAFRCLGLGLSAVVQDRVMLVSDDQVLLRREGTLLRASAPPQLRGKLEVRGLGILEVDAVTEANVVLIVDLVREGPIERFPDPWPSAVILGLELPQIRLSPFEGSSALKLVAAIQMAPQPRA from the coding sequence TTGCCTGGAGAAGTTGATCGCGTTCACGCGACCGCTATCGCCGTCGGCGGCCGCGCGGCTTTGATCCGCGGAGCTTCAGGTTCGGGCAAGTCCGATTTGGCGTTCCGATGCCTCGGTCTCGGGCTCTCGGCGGTCGTTCAAGACAGGGTTATGCTGGTATCCGACGACCAGGTCCTCCTGAGACGCGAGGGCACTTTGCTGCGCGCGAGCGCGCCGCCTCAGCTGCGCGGCAAGCTTGAAGTCCGGGGCCTTGGCATCCTTGAGGTTGACGCCGTAACCGAGGCGAACGTCGTTCTCATCGTGGATCTCGTTCGCGAAGGCCCCATCGAAAGGTTTCCCGATCCCTGGCCGAGTGCCGTTATATTGGGCCTGGAGCTACCGCAAATCCGGCTATCGCCCTTTGAAGGCTCAAGCGCTTTGAAACTTGTAGCAGCCATTCAGATGGCCCCCCAGCCACGTGCCTGA
- a CDS encoding PTS sugar transporter subunit IIA, producing MIGLVIVTHGGLALEFRNALEHVVGKQQALETIAIGPDDDMEARRVEILSAVQHVDNGKGVIILTDMFGGTPSNLAISVMDETKAEVIAGISLPILVKLASIRSDTPLEQAVIMARDAGKKYIKVASQELSGG from the coding sequence ATGATCGGACTTGTCATCGTCACGCATGGCGGGCTTGCGCTAGAGTTTCGCAACGCGCTTGAACACGTCGTCGGCAAGCAGCAGGCGCTCGAAACGATCGCCATCGGCCCCGACGACGACATGGAAGCGCGTCGCGTTGAAATCTTGAGCGCGGTGCAGCACGTAGATAATGGCAAGGGCGTAATCATTTTGACGGACATGTTCGGCGGCACACCTTCCAACCTCGCCATTTCGGTGATGGACGAGACGAAGGCCGAAGTCATCGCCGGCATCAGTCTTCCCATTCTAGTGAAGCTAGCCAGCATCCGCAGCGACACACCGCTGGAGCAAGCCGTCATCATGGCGCGCGACGCCGGCAAGAAATACATCAAGGTCGCGAGCCAAGAGCTTTCCGGCGGCTGA
- a CDS encoding HPr family phosphocarrier protein: MPELANSLKPEAVVIIRNVKGLHARASAKFVKCAESFDADVTVTHHGNSVGGTSIMGLMMLAAGPGSELHIVAEGSQGPEALQALVRLVEAGFGEECVGDA, from the coding sequence ATGCCCGAATTGGCCAACAGTCTGAAACCAGAAGCCGTAGTCATCATCCGCAATGTCAAGGGCCTGCATGCGCGGGCCTCGGCGAAGTTCGTCAAATGCGCGGAAAGCTTCGACGCCGACGTGACCGTTACCCACCACGGCAATTCCGTCGGCGGCACATCGATCATGGGACTGATGATGCTAGCCGCCGGTCCGGGCTCGGAACTCCACATCGTAGCCGAGGGCTCGCAAGGCCCCGAAGCGCTGCAAGCTCTCGTCCGCCTCGTCGAAGCGGGCTTTGGAGAGGAATGCGTCGGCGACGCTTGA
- a CDS encoding pilus assembly protein TadG-related protein, translating to MKFASYSIRRALGSCRRAGNALAAQSGRRAGAFRRFAADSRGDVAIIFGLMTLVLMMMIGLAVDYARLVNARNQTLEAADAAVLAGARALQTNGGDQAGAVKVAQAYYKQAVQSRISVVSNSDTVDFAVTDNGTAVVSKGNASIATPFMSVAGVKTLPLLRANGSDYAKAVLAVGGNAELNLEVSMMLDITGSMAGQKLTDMKAAASDLVNIVVWKDQSKYTSKIAIVPFAYDVRPPSSVLAKVRGASPTNPLPVGTTKYYPSDCVVERTGTQKYTDAAPATGQYLMTHYTTNYTTSGSTKKGVCDLAASAELLPLTSDKTALLAKISGLATAGSTAGHLGTAWAWYLLSPNWGSLWASTSAPAAYGTANLKKIAVLMTDGEYNTQYTSNGIDDGSSSLTYCPKAANGVCSSDQAKSLCTAMKAKGIEVYTVGFQLDNQLAIDTLKSCATDANHFYNSTTGDALKAAFRDIALKISTLYLSQ from the coding sequence ATGAAGTTCGCGTCATATTCCATACGGCGTGCGCTGGGCAGTTGTCGGAGGGCTGGGAACGCACTGGCGGCGCAGTCAGGAAGGCGCGCAGGCGCGTTTCGCCGGTTCGCAGCGGATTCGCGTGGCGACGTCGCCATCATCTTCGGTCTGATGACGCTCGTCCTGATGATGATGATCGGGTTGGCCGTCGACTATGCGCGCCTCGTCAACGCCCGCAATCAAACGCTGGAAGCGGCAGACGCCGCGGTGCTGGCGGGGGCCCGCGCACTTCAGACAAATGGTGGCGACCAAGCTGGTGCCGTCAAGGTCGCGCAGGCCTACTACAAGCAGGCCGTCCAAAGCCGCATCTCGGTGGTATCCAATTCCGATACGGTCGACTTTGCCGTCACCGACAACGGCACGGCGGTTGTCTCGAAGGGCAATGCTTCGATTGCGACGCCGTTCATGAGTGTGGCTGGCGTCAAGACGCTGCCGCTGCTGCGTGCCAACGGATCGGATTATGCCAAGGCCGTGCTTGCCGTCGGCGGCAATGCCGAACTCAACCTCGAAGTCAGCATGATGCTCGACATCACGGGGTCGATGGCGGGGCAAAAGCTCACGGATATGAAAGCTGCGGCCAGCGATCTAGTTAACATCGTCGTTTGGAAAGATCAGAGCAAGTACACGTCGAAGATCGCGATCGTTCCGTTTGCCTACGATGTGCGGCCGCCGAGTTCGGTGCTGGCCAAGGTGCGTGGTGCTTCGCCGACGAACCCGCTGCCCGTCGGCACCACCAAATACTATCCTTCGGACTGCGTGGTCGAGCGCACAGGGACTCAGAAGTATACGGACGCGGCTCCCGCCACGGGCCAATACCTGATGACGCATTATACGACCAACTACACGACCTCGGGTTCGACCAAAAAGGGCGTCTGCGATTTGGCGGCTTCGGCGGAGCTTTTGCCGCTGACGAGCGATAAGACGGCGCTGCTCGCGAAGATCAGCGGTCTCGCGACGGCTGGCAGTACGGCTGGGCACCTCGGCACGGCGTGGGCGTGGTATCTGCTGTCGCCGAACTGGGGATCACTGTGGGCTTCCACGAGTGCGCCAGCTGCTTATGGCACGGCCAATCTGAAGAAGATCGCGGTGCTGATGACGGACGGCGAGTACAATACCCAGTACACGTCGAACGGCATCGACGACGGCTCGAGCTCTCTCACGTACTGCCCGAAGGCTGCGAACGGTGTGTGCTCGAGCGATCAGGCGAAATCACTGTGCACGGCGATGAAGGCGAAGGGGATCGAGGTCTACACGGTTGGTTTCCAGCTCGACAACCAGCTGGCCATCGACACGCTCAAGAGCTGCGCAACCGACGCGAACCATTTCTACAACTCGACGACCGGCGACGCGCTCAAGGCAGCGTTCCGCGATATCGCGCTGAAGATTTCAACGCTTTATCTCTCGCAGTGA
- the ahcY gene encoding adenosylhomocysteinase produces MSTKFTDYIVKDLGLAEWGRKEISIAETEMPGLMATREEYGASKPLKGARIAGSLHMTIQTAVLIETLAALGADIRWVSCNIYSTQDHAAAAIAAAGIPVFAWKGETLTDYWDYTRKLFEWGDGGMPNLILDDGGDATMFVHLGLRAENGDTAFLDNPGSEEEVVFFALLKKTLAEKPQGWFASLAKAIKGVSEETTTGVHRLYEMQKAGKLLFPAINVNDSVTKSKFDNLYGCRESLVDGIRRGTDVMMAGKVAMVAGFGDVGKGSAASLRNAGCRVMVSEVDPICALQAAMEGYEVVTMEDAAPRADIFVTATGNKDIITVDHMRAMKDRAIVCNIGHFDNEIQIAGLKNFKWNNIKPQVDEIEFADGKRIILLSEGRLVNLGNAMGHPSFVMSASFTNQTLAQIELFTNQGKYKNEVYTLPKHLDEKVAMLHLAKIGAKLTKLSSEQAAYIGVKTEGPFKSDHYRY; encoded by the coding sequence ATGAGCACGAAATTTACCGACTACATCGTCAAGGACCTCGGCCTCGCCGAATGGGGGCGCAAGGAAATCTCCATCGCCGAAACCGAGATGCCGGGGCTGATGGCCACGCGCGAAGAGTACGGTGCCTCGAAACCGCTGAAGGGTGCGCGCATCGCCGGGTCGTTGCATATGACGATCCAGACGGCAGTGCTGATCGAGACGCTCGCAGCTCTCGGCGCCGACATTCGCTGGGTCTCGTGCAACATCTACTCGACCCAAGACCACGCCGCCGCCGCCATCGCGGCAGCGGGCATTCCCGTATTTGCGTGGAAAGGCGAAACCCTCACGGACTACTGGGACTACACGCGCAAGCTCTTCGAGTGGGGCGACGGCGGCATGCCGAACCTGATCCTCGATGACGGCGGCGACGCGACGATGTTCGTCCACCTCGGACTGCGGGCGGAGAACGGCGACACAGCCTTCCTCGACAATCCGGGCTCGGAAGAAGAAGTGGTGTTCTTCGCACTTTTGAAGAAGACGTTGGCCGAAAAGCCCCAAGGCTGGTTTGCGTCGCTCGCAAAAGCCATCAAGGGCGTGTCGGAAGAAACGACGACCGGCGTTCACCGCCTCTATGAAATGCAGAAGGCGGGCAAGCTCCTCTTCCCCGCGATCAACGTCAACGACTCGGTTACGAAGTCGAAGTTCGACAATCTCTACGGCTGCCGTGAAAGCCTCGTCGACGGCATCCGCCGCGGCACCGACGTGATGATGGCCGGCAAGGTCGCGATGGTCGCAGGCTTCGGCGACGTCGGCAAAGGCTCGGCTGCTTCGCTCAGGAACGCAGGTTGCCGCGTGATGGTATCGGAAGTCGATCCGATCTGCGCCCTGCAGGCCGCGATGGAAGGCTACGAAGTCGTGACGATGGAAGACGCGGCACCCCGCGCCGACATCTTCGTGACGGCGACGGGCAATAAGGACATCATCACCGTCGATCACATGCGGGCCATGAAGGACCGCGCGATCGTCTGCAACATCGGCCACTTCGATAACGAGATCCAGATCGCTGGTCTCAAGAACTTCAAGTGGAACAACATCAAGCCGCAGGTCGACGAGATCGAGTTCGCGGACGGCAAGCGCATCATCCTTCTCTCGGAAGGCCGCTTGGTTAACCTCGGCAACGCGATGGGCCACCCCTCGTTCGTCATGTCCGCATCGTTCACGAACCAGACGTTGGCGCAGATCGAGCTGTTTACCAACCAGGGCAAGTACAAGAACGAGGTTTACACGTTGCCGAAGCACCTCGACGAAAAGGTCGCGATGCTGCACCTCGCCAAGATCGGCGCCAAGCTTACGAAGCTCAGCTCCGAGCAGGCCGCCTACATCGGTGTGAAGACCGAAGGCCCCTTCAAGTCGGACCATTACCGCTATTGA
- a CDS encoding PAS domain-containing sensor histidine kinase: protein MRTTPAQNRRLTTRLQLALLLLAAMACVAAMLAVFVGGHQIATDQLNERQLAVIGIVAATVFVAGLVIWHMASIARKEAGKAKAESQHLRRNLAAADAIIRAEPQVLVFWEQGQAVRIASHTLTDIPGLPEQHAEILRFGQWLQPASADLLKTSLDMLFANGRAFSIIVKTSAGAALEAEGRAAGGRAVLRFKDVSAYKAEIARIDERHATLARDIRSSRALLDTLPMPVWLRDQSNRLVWVNKAYVKAVDAESELEVLQRQIELLEMRQRKHVLKTIASGESYKARVHLIAGGERKPHDIVVIPVDGMLAGAAIDVTDIETAQGELDRQVAAYDRTLDRVETAVALFNRDQKLVFYNAAFAKLWSFDPEWLATRPTDGAILDRLREIGLLPPVVSHRDWKAQVLACYSSGTPLEDIWNLTDGRIINVIAEQRPDGGVTYLFADETDRLALEARYNALIDVQRETLDSLKEGVAVFGTDGRLKLFNRAFCGIWKIPAGRLNELPHIGEIIAAVQDLYPDAGTWLRIGRAVTAFQDERETFSGQMIRTDHVVVDYALMPLPDGATLLTFADVTDAKLAERALVERNEALVAADRLKTNFIGHISYELRTPLQTINGFSEMLANPMFGQLNDKQREYLADIRSSSNTLLAIIDDILDLTTIEAGGLELKLSPVGVRAIIDAAILGIRERAVRSRLTIDIAIADDVTEIMVDEARMRQVLYNLLSNAVGFSKVNGTIYLACWRQAGNIFFRVEDAGIGIPKDQIGRVFQRFESRSRGSEHRGAGLGLSIAKSLVELHGGNIEISSEEGRGTRVVVRIPERPVSRTSDGGKHRLAGGERAA from the coding sequence ATGCGCACGACGCCCGCCCAGAACCGACGGTTGACGACCCGGCTTCAGCTGGCGCTTCTGCTCTTGGCGGCGATGGCCTGCGTCGCCGCCATGCTCGCCGTTTTCGTCGGCGGACACCAGATCGCGACGGACCAACTCAACGAACGCCAGTTGGCCGTCATTGGCATCGTAGCGGCAACAGTGTTCGTGGCGGGCCTGGTCATTTGGCATATGGCCAGCATCGCCCGCAAAGAAGCCGGCAAGGCGAAGGCCGAAAGCCAGCATCTTCGTCGCAACCTCGCAGCAGCTGACGCCATCATCCGCGCCGAACCTCAAGTTCTCGTTTTCTGGGAGCAAGGCCAAGCCGTCCGCATCGCATCCCACACGCTGACCGATATTCCAGGCCTGCCCGAGCAGCACGCTGAAATCCTGCGCTTCGGTCAATGGCTGCAACCGGCTTCTGCCGACTTGCTGAAAACGTCGCTCGACATGCTCTTCGCGAACGGTCGCGCCTTCAGCATCATCGTCAAGACGAGCGCCGGAGCGGCCCTCGAAGCGGAAGGCCGAGCCGCCGGCGGCCGCGCTGTCCTGCGCTTCAAGGACGTCTCGGCCTACAAAGCCGAAATCGCAAGGATCGACGAACGCCACGCGACGCTCGCGCGCGATATCCGATCGAGCCGCGCACTTCTCGATACGCTGCCGATGCCCGTCTGGCTGCGCGATCAATCGAACCGCCTCGTCTGGGTCAATAAGGCCTACGTCAAGGCCGTCGACGCCGAGAGCGAGCTCGAGGTTCTGCAACGGCAGATCGAATTGCTGGAAATGCGCCAGCGCAAGCATGTGCTCAAAACCATCGCCAGCGGCGAAAGCTACAAGGCGCGCGTTCACCTGATCGCAGGCGGCGAGCGAAAGCCTCACGACATCGTCGTCATACCCGTAGACGGCATGCTGGCAGGCGCAGCGATCGACGTCACCGACATCGAAACGGCACAGGGCGAACTCGATCGCCAAGTCGCCGCTTACGACCGGACGCTCGATCGCGTGGAAACGGCTGTTGCACTGTTCAACCGCGATCAAAAGCTGGTTTTCTACAACGCGGCATTCGCGAAACTTTGGTCATTCGATCCGGAGTGGTTGGCAACGCGTCCAACCGATGGCGCCATCCTCGACCGGCTGCGCGAGATCGGCCTTCTGCCGCCCGTCGTCAGCCATCGCGATTGGAAAGCTCAGGTTCTCGCCTGCTATAGCTCCGGCACGCCACTCGAAGACATTTGGAACCTGACCGACGGGCGCATCATCAACGTCATCGCCGAGCAGCGTCCCGACGGCGGCGTCACCTATCTCTTCGCCGACGAGACCGACCGCCTCGCGCTCGAAGCCCGCTATAACGCGCTGATCGACGTGCAGCGCGAAACGCTCGACAGCCTCAAGGAAGGCGTGGCCGTGTTCGGAACCGACGGCCGCCTCAAGCTGTTCAACCGGGCGTTCTGCGGTATCTGGAAAATCCCGGCAGGCCGCCTCAACGAGCTGCCGCACATCGGCGAAATCATTGCCGCGGTTCAAGACCTCTATCCCGACGCCGGAACGTGGCTGCGCATCGGCCGCGCCGTCACCGCCTTCCAGGACGAGCGTGAAACATTCTCAGGCCAGATGATCCGTACCGACCATGTCGTCGTCGACTACGCTTTGATGCCGTTACCCGACGGCGCAACGCTGCTGACCTTCGCCGATGTGACGGATGCAAAGCTCGCCGAGCGCGCCCTTGTCGAGCGCAATGAAGCGCTCGTCGCTGCCGACCGCCTGAAGACGAACTTCATCGGCCATATCTCCTACGAGCTGAGAACGCCGCTCCAAACGATCAACGGCTTCTCCGAAATGCTTGCCAACCCGATGTTCGGCCAGCTGAACGACAAGCAGAGGGAATATCTCGCCGACATTCGATCGTCGTCGAATACGCTGCTCGCGATCATCGACGACATCCTGGACCTGACGACGATCGAAGCTGGCGGCCTCGAGCTGAAACTTTCGCCCGTCGGCGTCCGCGCCATCATCGACGCAGCTATTCTCGGCATCCGCGAACGCGCTGTCCGTTCGCGGCTGACGATCGACATTGCAATCGCGGACGACGTGACGGAAATCATGGTCGACGAAGCCCGCATGCGGCAGGTGCTCTACAATCTCCTGTCCAACGCCGTCGGCTTCTCGAAGGTCAACGGAACCATCTACCTCGCCTGCTGGCGCCAGGCCGGAAACATCTTCTTCCGTGTCGAAGATGCGGGCATCGGCATTCCGAAAGATCAGATCGGCCGCGTGTTCCAGCGCTTCGAAAGCCGCAGCCGCGGCTCGGAGCATCGTGGCGCCGGTCTCGGCCTTTCAATTGCCAAAAGCCTCGTCGAACTTCACGGCGGCAATATCGAGATCTCCTCCGAAGAGGGCCGGGGGACACGCGTGGTCGTTCGCATCCCCGAACGCCCCGTCAGCCGGACCTCCGATGGCGGCAAACACAGGCTGGCGGGCGGCGAGCGCGCAGCATAA
- the tsaE gene encoding tRNA (adenosine(37)-N6)-threonylcarbamoyltransferase complex ATPase subunit type 1 TsaE, protein MTNPAFSFNDLTEGDVSRVAQEIAFLLQPGDTLALEGDLGAGKSTFARALIRAIAGNPELEIPSPTFTLVQAYETPRFDIAHFDLYRLSDASEIDELGLDAALTRGIAVIEWPSRGDDRIPRDRFTIRFDETIAPDRRNVSLDTAADLLARLERFTVIRDFLARAGWGDASTAFSYLQGDASPRRYARLQKADGTRAILMDSPQRPDGPPIRDGKSYSAIAHLAESVRAFVAIDRALDAAGLSVPRIIAEDLAQGLLIIEDFGDKVFGAELSRGRDQAPLWKRGVDTLIAVQSTEPPSRIALSDGTEFMLPEADEGVLEIETQLLLDWYWPALHGKPPPESARDAFTALWQSIFKRILSQPKTWLLRDFHSPNLIALDDRPSPRDVGIIDFQDAMIGPAAYDLVSLLQDARVDVPEVLEKQLLEHYVAATTARNPKFDQPEFRFSYAALGAQRNTKILGIFARLAMRDGKRQYLAHMPRIWGYLERDLQHEGLTALKAWYDENLPRSLRAEALKI, encoded by the coding sequence ATGACAAACCCGGCATTCTCATTCAACGACCTGACGGAAGGCGACGTCTCGCGCGTAGCGCAGGAGATCGCCTTTCTCCTTCAGCCCGGCGATACCTTGGCGTTGGAAGGCGATCTGGGCGCCGGTAAATCGACGTTCGCGCGGGCCCTCATTCGCGCCATTGCGGGCAACCCCGAACTCGAAATTCCAAGCCCGACCTTCACACTGGTGCAAGCCTACGAAACCCCGCGTTTCGATATTGCGCACTTCGACCTCTATCGTCTCTCCGATGCGAGCGAGATCGACGAACTCGGCCTCGACGCCGCGCTCACGCGAGGCATCGCCGTCATCGAATGGCCGTCGCGTGGCGATGACCGCATTCCGCGTGACCGCTTCACCATTCGTTTCGATGAGACAATCGCGCCGGACCGCAGAAACGTCAGCCTCGACACGGCAGCCGATTTGCTCGCCCGTCTCGAACGCTTCACGGTGATCCGCGATTTTCTGGCACGTGCTGGCTGGGGCGACGCCTCGACGGCGTTCAGCTACCTGCAGGGCGATGCTTCCCCTCGCCGCTATGCCCGGCTTCAGAAGGCGGACGGCACGCGCGCGATCCTCATGGATTCTCCGCAGCGACCCGATGGTCCGCCGATACGCGACGGCAAATCCTACAGCGCCATCGCGCATCTCGCCGAAAGCGTCAGGGCCTTCGTCGCCATAGACCGTGCGCTGGACGCCGCCGGACTCTCTGTCCCGCGTATCATCGCTGAAGACCTCGCGCAGGGCCTGCTGATCATCGAGGACTTCGGCGACAAGGTCTTCGGCGCAGAACTCTCACGCGGACGCGATCAGGCCCCCCTTTGGAAGCGAGGCGTCGACACCTTGATCGCCGTGCAAAGCACCGAGCCCCCGTCACGGATCGCGCTTTCCGATGGCACGGAATTCATGCTTCCCGAAGCCGATGAGGGCGTTCTGGAAATCGAAACGCAACTGCTGCTCGATTGGTACTGGCCCGCGCTCCACGGGAAGCCGCCGCCGGAATCCGCACGCGACGCATTCACGGCACTTTGGCAAAGCATCTTCAAACGCATATTGAGCCAGCCAAAAACGTGGCTGCTGCGCGATTTCCATTCGCCAAATCTGATCGCGCTCGACGACCGGCCAAGCCCGCGCGATGTCGGCATCATCGACTTCCAGGATGCGATGATCGGCCCGGCCGCCTATGACCTCGTATCGCTCCTTCAGGACGCGCGGGTCGACGTACCGGAAGTTCTGGAAAAGCAGCTGCTCGAACATTACGTCGCCGCGACCACGGCCCGAAACCCGAAGTTCGATCAGCCCGAATTCCGCTTCAGCTATGCCGCACTCGGGGCACAACGAAATACCAAGATCCTCGGCATCTTCGCGCGTCTCGCGATGCGCGACGGAAAAAGGCAATACCTCGCCCATATGCCAAGGATCTGGGGGTATCTCGAGCGGGATCTACAGCACGAGGGTCTCACCGCGCTGAAGGCGTGGTATGACGAGAACCTACCTCGGAGCCTGCGCGCAGAAGCCCTGAAGATCTAA
- a CDS encoding nucleotidyltransferase family protein, with protein MTSAKRPSSAFVLAAGKGERMRPLTNTIPKPLVPLGGKPLIDHVLDRLAAAGIKRAVVNVHYLADKIEKHLAHRSAPKIIFSDERDTLLDTGGGALRALPKLGDGPFIIHNSDSVWIEGLGSNLDRLLNGFDENLMDSLMLVAPLAASIGYEGLGDFQMDATGHLTRQTGPRLAPFVFAGVSIAHPRLFENAPKGPFSLNKLWDRAIDKGRLYGLRLEGVWMHVGTPDALAEAEAALTEPLTTSSD; from the coding sequence ATGACGTCCGCCAAGCGCCCCTCGAGCGCGTTCGTACTGGCAGCCGGCAAAGGCGAGCGCATGCGTCCGCTGACGAACACCATTCCAAAGCCGCTGGTGCCGCTGGGCGGTAAGCCGTTGATCGATCACGTGCTCGACCGTTTGGCTGCCGCAGGCATCAAGCGCGCCGTGGTCAACGTTCACTACCTCGCCGACAAGATCGAAAAGCATCTGGCGCACCGCTCCGCCCCGAAAATCATCTTTTCCGACGAGCGCGATACGCTGCTCGATACCGGCGGCGGCGCGCTCCGTGCACTGCCGAAACTCGGCGACGGCCCATTCATCATTCACAACTCCGATTCCGTTTGGATCGAAGGCCTGGGCTCAAACCTCGATCGCCTACTCAACGGTTTCGATGAAAACCTGATGGACAGCCTGATGCTCGTCGCGCCTCTCGCCGCGAGCATCGGCTACGAGGGGCTCGGCGATTTTCAGATGGACGCGACGGGACATTTGACCCGCCAGACCGGCCCGCGCCTCGCGCCGTTCGTATTCGCCGGCGTGTCGATCGCCCATCCGCGTCTGTTCGAGAACGCGCCGAAAGGGCCCTTCTCGCTGAACAAGCTCTGGGATCGCGCCATCGACAAGGGTCGCCTTTATGGCCTCCGTCTCGAAGGCGTCTGGATGCATGTCGGCACGCCCGATGCACTCGCGGAAGCCGAAGCCGCGCTCACCGAACCGCTGACGACGAGCTCCGATTGA